In one window of Burkholderia cepacia ATCC 25416 DNA:
- a CDS encoding DEAD/DEAH box helicase, whose protein sequence is MSFASLGLIDPLLRNLQDLNYQAPTPVQAKAIPAVLGGKDVMAGAQTGTGKTAGFALPLLQRLVQHGPAVSSNRARVLVLVPTRELAEQVLQSFIAYGKGLDLRFLAAYGGVSINPQMMKLRKGVDVLVATPGRLLDLNRQNAVQFDQVQTLVLDEADRMLDLGFARELNAVFAALPAQRQTLLFSATFSDEIRAMAASILRGPVNISVSPPNATASKIKQWVVPVDKRNKPDLFMHLVAENKWEHALVFVKTRNGVDYLAAMLDEAGYAVDTIHGDKPQPARLRALERFKTGEVQMLVATDVAARGLDIDDLPLVINVDLPIVAQDYVHRIGRTGRAGASGVAVSLVCADEAPQLAAIEALIRQTLRREEEPGFEAEHRVPETSATGQIIKKPKKPKKPKVQQAVPAARQVPGKKPRPQAQGGESRHKPAAAHAKPAGNEPDYTIGSPFSVQKPRGKPAGKPAAGSRKPAGKPAGGRGKRQP, encoded by the coding sequence ATGTCTTTTGCCTCGCTCGGCCTGATCGATCCCTTGCTGCGTAACCTGCAGGACCTCAATTACCAGGCTCCTACGCCGGTGCAGGCCAAGGCGATTCCTGCCGTGCTCGGCGGCAAGGACGTGATGGCCGGGGCCCAGACCGGCACCGGCAAGACGGCGGGTTTCGCACTGCCGCTGTTGCAGCGGCTGGTGCAGCACGGCCCGGCGGTGTCCAGCAACCGCGCGCGCGTCCTGGTGCTGGTGCCCACGCGAGAACTGGCCGAACAGGTGCTGCAAAGCTTCATCGCTTACGGCAAGGGCCTCGACCTGCGATTCCTGGCCGCGTACGGCGGCGTGAGCATCAACCCGCAGATGATGAAGTTGCGCAAGGGCGTGGATGTGCTCGTGGCCACGCCGGGCCGGTTGCTGGATCTGAATCGCCAGAACGCGGTGCAGTTCGATCAGGTTCAAACGCTGGTGCTGGACGAAGCCGACCGCATGCTGGATCTCGGCTTCGCGCGCGAACTGAACGCCGTTTTTGCCGCGTTGCCCGCCCAGCGCCAGACGCTGCTGTTCTCGGCCACGTTTAGCGACGAGATCCGCGCGATGGCGGCGAGCATTCTGCGCGGCCCGGTCAACATCAGCGTCAGCCCGCCCAACGCCACGGCCAGCAAGATCAAGCAGTGGGTGGTGCCGGTGGACAAGCGGAACAAGCCCGACCTCTTCATGCACCTCGTGGCCGAGAACAAGTGGGAGCATGCGCTGGTGTTCGTCAAGACGCGCAACGGCGTGGATTACCTGGCGGCCATGCTGGACGAAGCCGGTTATGCGGTCGACACCATCCACGGCGACAAGCCGCAACCCGCGCGCTTGCGCGCGCTGGAGCGCTTCAAGACGGGTGAAGTCCAGATGCTGGTCGCCACCGACGTGGCGGCGCGCGGGCTCGATATCGACGATCTGCCGCTGGTGATCAACGTCGATCTGCCGATCGTCGCGCAAGACTATGTGCACCGGATCGGCCGTACCGGGCGCGCGGGCGCCAGCGGTGTCGCGGTGTCCCTGGTGTGTGCCGACGAAGCGCCGCAACTGGCCGCGATCGAAGCGCTGATCCGGCAAACGCTGCGCCGTGAAGAAGAGCCGGGTTTCGAGGCCGAACACCGCGTGCCGGAAACCAGCGCGACGGGTCAGATCATCAAGAAACCCAAAAAGCCGAAGAAGCCGAAAGTGCAGCAAGCGGTGCCCGCTGCCAGACAGGTGCCCGGTAAAAAGCCGCGCCCGCAAGCGCAAGGTGGAGAAAGCAGGCACAAGCCTGCGGCGGCGCACGCAAAGCCGGCCGGTAACGAACCGGATTACACGATCGGCAGCCCGTTCAGCGTGCAGAAACCGCGCGGCAAACCGGCGGGCAAGCCGGCTGCGGGATCGCGCAAGCCGGCCGGCAAACCCGCCGGTGGCCGTGGCAAGCGGCAGCCTTGA
- a CDS encoding MFS transporter, translating to MTNSSSKVRKYVGLTGICIASFLGCIDLTVVNTILPAIGRDFSIPIQTTQWITSIFMVALSAFMVPVATLADNLGRKKLLIVGLVIFGAASLLAGVAHQFWLLVGFRFLQGIGCAILYTVSGAIVSYTFDENEQGKALGILFGANGVGLALGPIIGGLFASALDWHDAFLINIPFIAISLALCAWAIPEFKAQARKRIDVTGCLLLVVGLTTLVSYLSVDGGGLNLWLLPVSLVALALFVWHELRTRDPIVEFHFFREPRFLSALLATFFLAFFYCIVLLTLPIFFSTQLHKSDITIGLYLLPATITFSIASSWIGGRSERLGPSRVIVTGLSLFVVASILLSIVAGQPDAAWFVVPLLLFGIGWGAILGPSTLVALGALPREKAAVAMGTSWTVHNVGGASGIAFAIFLMRQVDDFRHGYQTLMLALAAIILAAGALYHVLSRESVAVAID from the coding sequence ATGACTAATTCATCGAGCAAGGTTCGGAAATACGTCGGGCTGACCGGCATCTGTATCGCGAGCTTCCTGGGATGTATCGATCTCACGGTCGTCAACACGATTCTTCCGGCGATCGGCCGCGACTTTTCGATCCCGATCCAGACGACGCAGTGGATCACGTCCATCTTCATGGTCGCGCTGTCCGCGTTCATGGTGCCGGTTGCGACGCTGGCCGACAACCTGGGCCGCAAGAAGCTGCTGATCGTCGGCCTCGTGATCTTCGGCGCGGCTTCGTTGCTGGCCGGTGTCGCGCATCAGTTCTGGCTGCTGGTCGGGTTCCGCTTCCTGCAGGGCATCGGCTGCGCGATCCTGTATACGGTATCGGGCGCGATCGTCAGCTATACGTTCGACGAGAACGAACAGGGCAAGGCGCTGGGGATCCTGTTCGGCGCCAACGGCGTCGGGCTGGCGCTCGGCCCGATCATCGGCGGCCTGTTCGCCAGCGCGCTCGACTGGCACGACGCGTTCCTGATCAACATTCCGTTCATCGCGATCAGCCTGGCGCTCTGCGCCTGGGCGATACCGGAGTTCAAGGCGCAGGCGCGCAAGCGCATCGACGTGACGGGGTGCCTGCTGCTGGTCGTCGGCCTGACCACGCTCGTCAGCTATCTGTCCGTCGACGGCGGCGGGCTCAATCTCTGGTTGCTGCCGGTGTCGCTCGTCGCGCTGGCACTGTTCGTCTGGCATGAGTTGCGCACGCGCGACCCGATCGTCGAGTTTCATTTCTTCCGCGAACCGAGGTTCCTGTCCGCGCTGCTCGCGACGTTCTTTCTCGCGTTCTTCTACTGCATCGTGCTGCTCACCCTGCCGATCTTCTTTTCGACCCAGCTCCACAAGAGCGACATCACCATCGGGCTGTATCTGCTGCCGGCGACCATCACGTTCTCCATCGCGTCGTCCTGGATCGGCGGCCGCAGCGAACGGCTCGGCCCGTCGCGGGTGATCGTGACCGGCCTGTCGCTGTTCGTCGTCGCGTCGATTCTGCTGTCGATCGTCGCGGGGCAGCCCGACGCAGCCTGGTTCGTCGTGCCGCTGCTGCTATTCGGCATCGGCTGGGGCGCGATACTCGGGCCCTCGACGCTGGTGGCGCTGGGTGCGCTGCCGCGCGAAAAGGCGGCCGTGGCGATGGGCACGTCGTGGACCGTGCACAACGTGGGCGGCGCGAGCGGCATTGCGTTCGCCATCTTCCTGATGCGGCAGGTCGACGATTTCCGGCATGGCTATCAGACGCTGATGCTGGCGCTCGCGGCCATCATCCTCGCCGCCGGCGCGCTGTACCACGTGCTGTCGCGTGAGTCGGTAGCGGTGGCCATCGACTGA
- a CDS encoding TonB-dependent receptor codes for MKQSVVRGIAAAWFCASTAVPGASAWAQSQPAPGATTSTVAVPAAPALLASGAHDALTVKRFEVTGSLIRSADKVGFNQVQTITAKDIVNSGHTTVADYLRSVTANSSSSWGDGSTATANFAVGGSGIALRGLSEKYTLVLIDGQRAAPYAYAANGTDQFFDLNTLPLNIIDRIEIVKTGAVSQYGSDAVAGVVNIITKKNYRGLELTGSYGGATNGGGGAGTTRFGLLGGFGDINADRFNVTAALSYYKNNGVLASDRNMTENQNFSNYPGGLSNQSTSYWARANGNVPLDPCAYGGKVAPGNANSQSFGAGGTICQRNTAGASSLSPWTERLSAKLHGEFRIDDAMQAFADLWESNNTTVANRGVGRLTTSTQTFDPATGSVALVSNVVPAGNPYNPFGVPTQLRYAFPASQSVHVSSNYWRAATGVKGTFAVPSAGDWDWSASYAHSQDTVSQNYSNQMSAVALTNIIRNGTFDFSNPSATPNGLNGLYQSTSNQAITKLDVLDATLSSPNLFRLPTGNVGLGLGAQFMHQSQYIGTGAGWASGQLTSPSIQSVDGERNVAAVYYQLDIPLLKTLTFSQSGRYDHYSDFGGAFSPRFALRFQPVRELTLYGSYNRGFRAPTLIENTSSRTFGSQGVVDARDPNNPGSYNIVEEIRAGNRGLQPERTKNYNVGFQFSPTRTTDIGFDWYKIHIDNVIGTDDVQVVVNQNDPSQVVRNANGSIAYVTLPYRNLSSLDTDGFEATFRQTVATKIGTFTLSGDWAYMWHFKMPVGGVERDYAGNNGALHQPFGGSSPRWKGNTDLSWNHHQWNATLSWLYVGPYAQAILAPGTYPGMADGVASYSQFNLMIGYTGFKHWTLYAGIDNLFNRKPPFDPVWMAGPTGYDSSLYTYVGRFAQVGATYRF; via the coding sequence ATGAAGCAAAGCGTGGTGAGGGGGATTGCCGCAGCGTGGTTCTGCGCGTCCACGGCGGTACCAGGAGCGTCCGCATGGGCGCAGTCGCAGCCGGCACCCGGCGCGACGACGTCGACAGTGGCCGTGCCCGCGGCGCCGGCGTTGCTGGCATCGGGCGCGCACGACGCGCTGACGGTCAAGCGTTTCGAAGTGACGGGGTCGTTGATCCGCAGCGCGGACAAGGTCGGCTTCAATCAGGTCCAGACGATCACGGCGAAGGACATCGTGAACAGCGGCCATACGACGGTCGCGGACTATCTGCGCAGCGTGACGGCCAATTCATCGAGCAGCTGGGGGGACGGCTCGACCGCGACGGCCAACTTCGCGGTCGGCGGATCGGGGATCGCGTTGCGCGGGCTGAGCGAAAAATACACGCTGGTACTCATCGATGGCCAGCGCGCCGCCCCGTATGCGTACGCGGCCAACGGCACCGATCAGTTCTTCGACCTGAACACGCTGCCGCTCAACATCATCGACCGGATCGAGATCGTCAAGACGGGCGCGGTGTCGCAGTACGGCTCCGATGCCGTCGCCGGCGTCGTGAACATCATCACGAAGAAGAACTATCGGGGCCTGGAGCTGACCGGCAGCTACGGCGGCGCGACGAACGGCGGCGGCGGCGCGGGCACGACCCGGTTCGGCTTGCTGGGCGGCTTCGGCGACATCAACGCGGATCGCTTCAACGTGACGGCGGCGCTCAGCTACTACAAGAACAACGGCGTGCTCGCTTCCGACCGGAACATGACGGAGAACCAGAATTTCTCGAACTATCCCGGCGGCCTGTCCAACCAGTCGACGTCGTACTGGGCGAGGGCGAACGGCAACGTGCCGCTCGACCCCTGTGCGTATGGCGGCAAGGTCGCACCCGGCAACGCGAATTCCCAATCGTTCGGCGCAGGCGGCACGATCTGCCAGCGCAACACGGCAGGCGCGTCGTCGCTCTCGCCGTGGACCGAGCGCCTGAGCGCGAAGCTGCACGGCGAGTTCAGGATCGACGACGCGATGCAGGCGTTCGCCGATCTGTGGGAGAGCAACAACACGACGGTCGCGAACCGGGGCGTCGGCCGCCTGACGACCAGCACGCAGACCTTCGATCCGGCGACGGGCAGCGTTGCGCTGGTATCGAACGTCGTGCCGGCCGGTAATCCCTACAATCCGTTCGGCGTGCCGACGCAGTTGCGCTATGCGTTTCCGGCGTCGCAGTCGGTGCATGTCAGTTCGAACTACTGGCGCGCCGCGACGGGCGTGAAGGGAACGTTCGCGGTGCCGTCCGCGGGCGACTGGGACTGGAGCGCGTCGTATGCGCATTCGCAGGACACGGTCTCGCAGAACTATTCGAACCAGATGAGCGCCGTCGCGCTGACGAACATCATCCGGAACGGCACGTTCGATTTCTCCAATCCGTCCGCGACGCCGAACGGACTGAACGGCCTTTACCAGAGCACGTCGAACCAGGCGATCACGAAGCTCGACGTGCTGGATGCGACGCTGTCGAGCCCGAACCTGTTCAGGCTGCCGACGGGCAACGTGGGCCTCGGGCTCGGCGCGCAGTTCATGCATCAGAGCCAGTACATCGGCACGGGAGCGGGCTGGGCGAGCGGCCAGCTGACGTCGCCGTCGATCCAGTCCGTCGACGGCGAGCGCAATGTCGCGGCCGTCTACTATCAGCTCGACATTCCGCTGCTGAAGACACTGACGTTCAGCCAGTCGGGCCGCTACGATCACTACAGCGACTTCGGCGGCGCGTTTTCGCCGCGGTTCGCGCTGCGTTTTCAGCCGGTGCGGGAACTCACGTTGTACGGTTCGTACAACCGGGGCTTCCGTGCGCCGACGCTGATCGAGAACACGTCGTCGCGGACGTTCGGCTCGCAGGGCGTGGTGGACGCGCGAGATCCGAACAATCCGGGTTCGTACAACATCGTCGAGGAAATTCGCGCGGGCAATCGCGGCCTGCAGCCCGAGCGCACGAAGAACTATAACGTCGGCTTCCAGTTTTCGCCGACACGTACGACCGATATCGGTTTCGACTGGTACAAGATTCACATCGATAACGTGATCGGCACGGACGACGTGCAGGTCGTGGTCAATCAGAACGATCCGTCTCAGGTGGTTCGCAATGCCAACGGCAGCATCGCCTATGTCACGCTGCCGTATCGCAATCTGTCGTCGCTGGACACCGACGGTTTCGAGGCCACGTTCCGCCAGACGGTCGCGACGAAAATCGGTACCTTCACGTTGTCCGGCGATTGGGCGTACATGTGGCACTTCAAGATGCCGGTTGGCGGCGTGGAAAGGGATTACGCCGGCAACAACGGCGCACTTCACCAGCCGTTCGGCGGCAGTTCGCCGCGCTGGAAAGGGAACACCGACCTGAGCTGGAACCATCACCAGTGGAATGCGACCCTGAGCTGGCTCTATGTCGGCCCGTACGCGCAGGCCATTCTCGCGCCGGGCACGTACCCCGGCATGGCGGATGGCGTTGCGTCGTACAGCCAGTTCAACCTGATGATCGGCTACACGGGATTCAAGCACTGGACGCTGTACGCGGGGATCGACAACCTCTTCAATCGCAAGCCGCCGTTCGATCCGGTATGGATGGCGGGGCCGACCGGCTACGATTCGTCGCTCTATACGTATGTCGGGCGATTCGCGCAGGTGGGGGCGACGTACCGGTTCTGA
- a CDS encoding helix-turn-helix transcriptional regulator: MTAAQSDNASSDFMPADLRQSVVTQTLPHSQVSISRLKTSRRDIGRTAPYELEDADLVVLQLRAFGEQELWLDGRVARFVPYQAGTVTIHDLDRRWVSDLKGTFDCIHFHLPRRTLEETVDELGGRQRPQLYLPPHLSKVDPIIHRLGQALLPALAQPGHASRLFVDHVALAFQTHVARQYGGVSERQEKSTGKLTAWQERMAKGFLLEHLTGNVSIADVAKACGLSRGYFVKAFHQTTGLPPHRWLINQRIERAIMYMRTSSMPLHMISDICGFADQSHFTRTFTRVTGVSPRRWRADNI, encoded by the coding sequence ATGACTGCCGCACAGTCGGACAACGCATCATCTGATTTCATGCCGGCCGACCTCAGGCAAAGCGTCGTCACGCAGACGTTGCCGCACTCACAGGTCAGCATCAGTCGGCTGAAGACATCTCGCAGGGATATCGGCCGAACCGCGCCATACGAACTTGAAGACGCCGATCTCGTCGTGTTGCAATTGCGCGCGTTCGGCGAACAGGAATTGTGGCTTGACGGACGTGTCGCTCGTTTCGTCCCCTATCAAGCAGGAACCGTCACGATCCATGACCTCGATCGCAGATGGGTTTCCGACCTGAAGGGAACGTTCGACTGCATCCATTTTCACCTCCCCCGCCGAACGCTGGAGGAGACAGTCGATGAACTCGGGGGCAGGCAGCGGCCACAGCTTTACCTGCCACCGCATTTGAGCAAGGTGGACCCGATCATTCATCGCCTGGGCCAGGCCCTGCTCCCCGCTTTGGCGCAGCCCGGGCATGCCTCCCGGCTCTTCGTCGACCACGTCGCGCTCGCCTTTCAGACGCATGTCGCGCGCCAGTACGGCGGCGTGAGCGAGCGGCAGGAGAAGTCGACGGGCAAGCTCACGGCGTGGCAGGAGCGAATGGCGAAAGGATTTCTTCTCGAGCACCTGACCGGGAACGTCTCGATTGCCGATGTCGCAAAAGCGTGCGGCCTGTCTCGCGGCTACTTTGTCAAAGCCTTTCATCAGACGACCGGGTTGCCGCCCCATCGCTGGCTGATCAATCAGCGCATCGAGCGCGCAATCATGTACATGCGCACGTCATCCATGCCGCTGCACATGATCTCGGATATCTGCGGCTTCGCGGATCAGAGCCACTTCACCAGAACATTTACGCGCGTCACCGGCGTGTCACCGCGTCGTTGGCGCGCGGACAACATCTGA
- a CDS encoding 2OG-Fe(II) oxygenase — translation MIDVDETSLCADHILDLCRGHALAIRIRAFTPPAVVRRAEEQLFAHPDRGALGHAAEFTRLGIAYAEVRSEEVRQAYHRHARANIERVRTLFGELASPVDRFRTLLDDAWPEGARLLSVDGSKCFVGVCRYLTPGVDLEPHIDNLEWTLPAGTGWSLEYQLSANIYLQVPPHGGELELWRVAPDAREYEALKGDRHYGIGREQVGAPDLVIKPEVGDLIFLNPRFIHAVRPVRGTDRVTLSAFVGIKSVTEPLVYWS, via the coding sequence GTGATCGACGTCGACGAAACGTCGCTGTGCGCCGATCACATTCTCGATTTGTGCAGAGGCCATGCGCTCGCGATACGCATTCGTGCGTTCACGCCGCCGGCGGTCGTCCGGCGAGCGGAGGAGCAGCTGTTCGCTCATCCCGACCGGGGCGCGCTGGGTCACGCAGCCGAATTTACGCGGCTCGGCATCGCGTACGCGGAGGTGCGATCCGAAGAGGTGCGGCAGGCGTATCACCGGCATGCGCGTGCCAATATCGAGCGCGTTCGGACGTTGTTCGGCGAGCTGGCGTCGCCGGTCGACCGGTTCCGCACGCTGCTCGACGACGCGTGGCCCGAAGGGGCACGGCTGCTGAGTGTGGACGGGAGCAAGTGCTTCGTCGGCGTGTGCCGCTACCTGACGCCCGGCGTGGATCTCGAGCCGCACATCGACAACCTGGAATGGACGCTGCCGGCGGGCACCGGATGGTCGCTGGAGTATCAGCTGTCGGCCAACATCTATCTGCAGGTGCCGCCGCACGGCGGCGAGCTGGAACTCTGGCGCGTCGCACCCGATGCGCGCGAATACGAAGCGCTCAAGGGCGATCGCCACTACGGGATCGGCCGCGAGCAGGTGGGCGCGCCCGACCTGGTGATCAAGCCGGAGGTGGGCGACCTGATCTTCCTGAATCCGCGTTTCATCCACGCGGTTCGCCCCGTCCGGGGCACCGACCGGGTCACGTTGAGTGCCTTCGTCGGCATCAAATCCGTTACCGAACCCTTAGTTTACTGGAGCTGA
- a CDS encoding TonB-dependent receptor plug domain-containing protein: MRIPRCRSLALAACWITAGSAAWAQGTKPEPAPAGDTRDVVVTVQDVVVTTGTRESARKVRDAAAPVEVISGDALRRTGQGNLRDALVQLSPSIARQAMRGDAGNLTSALTLHGLSPDYVLVLVNGKRRHSTANVSLNRGPQQGSTGVDVDLIPVTAIDHVEILRDGASAQYGSDAIAGVINVILKSNYQGGEVSNTTGQTYHGDGLAQNNAATIGLRLGDTGYVDLSAEYNRQNHTVRTDADPRTGRNDNLILGSPSSTRESVAFNAGYLLEGGAKLYGFGTYAHRSGGSYQNFRLPSVLPALYPNGFTPQETISENDFSLTAGVKGDRLLGWAWDISSTYGRDNIGIGMVNSANTSLFAATGSTPTGFRLSTFTNTQWTNNLDLSRAFHLPLLPAPLNVSVGAEHRHESYTVGAGDPASTYGAGSQALPGLSPLSALSKSREVLGTYIDLATRLAPNWQVDLAGRFEHYNDVGSTTNGKVSTRYDITPRIAVRGSVGTGFRAPSLAQQYFTNLNISPLSAYGQLAPNSQAARNLGATPLKPEKSTNFDIGLVLNPLPNLNVTIDAYQINIRDRIVQGGTYSGQTAIDALTQAGITLPAGLPSVTANYFTNGVNTRTRGLDILATYHSNFARWGSVDWDLGINFNTTSVTSVGRDTNGNTLLNAQQVGYITSSTPKNKIIVGGTWHRDKWALSLHETRYGTTSGEESYWSGPNAFSTTRFAHFTNAARYVTDVELRYAMTRKFEIAVGANNLFNVYPSKLPSENQFLGTQYDIVSSPIGINGGFYYLRARYLL; encoded by the coding sequence GTGAGGATCCCCCGTTGCCGCTCGCTGGCGCTGGCCGCCTGCTGGATTACCGCCGGCAGCGCCGCGTGGGCACAGGGCACGAAGCCGGAACCGGCGCCTGCCGGCGATACCCGGGACGTCGTCGTCACCGTTCAGGACGTCGTCGTCACGACCGGCACGCGTGAAAGCGCGCGGAAGGTGCGCGATGCCGCCGCCCCGGTGGAGGTGATCAGCGGCGACGCGCTGCGGCGCACCGGGCAGGGCAACCTGCGCGACGCACTCGTCCAGCTCTCGCCGTCGATCGCGCGCCAGGCGATGCGCGGCGATGCGGGCAACCTGACCAGCGCGCTGACGCTGCACGGGCTGAGCCCCGATTACGTGCTGGTGCTCGTGAACGGCAAGCGCCGCCATTCGACCGCGAACGTGTCGCTGAACCGCGGGCCGCAGCAAGGATCGACCGGTGTCGACGTCGACCTGATCCCGGTCACGGCGATCGATCATGTCGAGATTCTCCGTGACGGCGCATCCGCGCAATACGGCTCGGATGCGATTGCCGGCGTGATCAACGTCATCCTCAAGTCGAATTACCAGGGCGGCGAGGTGTCGAACACGACCGGCCAGACCTATCACGGCGACGGCCTCGCGCAGAACAATGCGGCCACCATCGGGCTGAGGCTCGGCGATACCGGTTATGTCGACCTGAGCGCCGAATACAACCGGCAGAATCATACGGTGCGAACCGACGCCGATCCGCGAACCGGCCGGAACGACAACCTGATTCTCGGGTCGCCTTCCAGCACGCGGGAATCGGTCGCCTTCAACGCGGGTTACCTGCTCGAAGGCGGCGCGAAGCTGTACGGCTTCGGCACGTATGCGCACCGGAGCGGCGGCAGCTACCAGAATTTCCGGTTGCCGTCGGTCCTGCCCGCGCTCTATCCGAATGGCTTCACGCCGCAGGAAACGATCAGCGAAAACGACTTTTCGCTGACCGCGGGCGTGAAAGGCGACCGGCTGCTCGGCTGGGCATGGGACATCAGTTCGACCTACGGCCGAGACAACATCGGCATCGGCATGGTCAATTCGGCGAATACGAGCCTGTTCGCCGCGACCGGATCGACGCCGACCGGCTTCCGCCTGTCGACCTTCACGAACACGCAGTGGACCAACAACCTGGACCTGTCGCGTGCATTCCACCTGCCGCTGCTGCCCGCGCCGCTCAACGTGTCGGTCGGCGCCGAGCATCGCCACGAAAGCTACACGGTCGGCGCGGGCGATCCCGCGTCGACCTACGGTGCGGGCAGCCAGGCGTTGCCGGGCCTGTCGCCGCTCAGTGCGCTGTCGAAATCGCGCGAGGTGCTCGGCACCTACATCGATCTCGCCACCCGGCTCGCGCCGAACTGGCAGGTGGATCTCGCGGGGCGCTTCGAGCATTACAACGACGTCGGCAGCACGACCAACGGCAAGGTCTCGACGCGCTACGACATCACGCCGCGCATCGCGGTCCGCGGAAGCGTCGGCACCGGCTTTCGCGCGCCGTCGCTCGCGCAGCAGTACTTCACGAACCTGAACATCTCGCCGCTTTCCGCCTACGGGCAACTGGCCCCGAACTCGCAGGCCGCACGCAACCTCGGCGCGACGCCGCTCAAGCCCGAGAAGTCGACCAACTTCGATATCGGGCTCGTGCTCAACCCGCTGCCGAACCTGAACGTGACGATCGACGCGTACCAGATCAACATCCGCGACCGGATCGTGCAGGGCGGCACCTATAGCGGACAGACCGCGATCGATGCGCTGACGCAGGCCGGCATCACGTTGCCGGCGGGCTTGCCGTCGGTGACGGCGAACTATTTCACGAACGGCGTGAATACCCGCACGCGCGGCCTCGACATTCTGGCCACGTATCACAGCAACTTCGCGAGGTGGGGGAGCGTCGACTGGGATCTCGGCATCAACTTCAACACGACGAGCGTGACGAGCGTGGGCCGCGACACCAACGGCAACACGCTGTTGAACGCGCAGCAGGTCGGCTACATCACGTCGTCGACGCCGAAGAACAAGATCATCGTCGGCGGCACCTGGCACCGTGACAAATGGGCGCTCAGCCTGCACGAAACGCGTTACGGCACGACATCCGGCGAAGAGAGCTACTGGAGCGGCCCGAATGCATTTTCGACGACGCGCTTCGCGCATTTCACGAACGCGGCGCGCTACGTCACCGACGTCGAGCTGCGCTATGCGATGACACGCAAGTTCGAAATCGCGGTGGGCGCGAACAACCTGTTCAACGTGTACCCGAGCAAGCTGCCGTCCGAGAACCAGTTCCTGGGCACGCAGTACGACATCGTGTCGTCGCCGATCGGCATCAACGGCGGCTTCTATTACCTGCGCGCCCGCTACCTGCTCTGA
- a CDS encoding DJ-1/PfpI family protein codes for MHIAILTFQGFNELDSLIALGVLNRIKKPDWRVTLSCPEHFVTSMNGVTVQAQSTLADACTADAVIVGSGVRTRDVVNDATLMEQLKLDPAWQLIGAQCSGTLVLAKLGFLDNVPACTDLTTKPWVLEAGVEVLNQPFFARGNVATAGGCFASQYLAAWIIARLEGEEAARSALHYVAPVGEKDEYVSRALSNITPYLP; via the coding sequence ATGCACATCGCCATTCTGACCTTTCAGGGCTTCAACGAACTCGATTCCCTCATCGCACTGGGCGTGCTCAATCGCATCAAGAAGCCCGACTGGCGGGTCACGCTTTCATGCCCGGAGCATTTCGTCACATCGATGAACGGGGTGACCGTGCAGGCGCAGTCGACATTGGCCGACGCATGCACAGCGGATGCCGTCATCGTCGGGAGCGGCGTTCGAACCCGGGATGTCGTCAACGACGCGACGCTGATGGAGCAGTTGAAACTCGATCCCGCCTGGCAACTGATCGGTGCCCAGTGTTCGGGCACGCTGGTTCTGGCCAAGCTCGGCTTCCTCGACAACGTCCCGGCCTGTACGGACCTCACGACCAAACCGTGGGTACTCGAGGCGGGCGTCGAAGTCCTCAATCAGCCGTTCTTCGCTCGGGGTAACGTCGCAACGGCAGGCGGCTGTTTTGCTTCGCAATACCTGGCCGCGTGGATCATCGCGCGCCTCGAGGGCGAGGAAGCCGCGCGCAGCGCACTTCATTACGTTGCGCCGGTCGGGGAGAAGGATGAGTACGTTTCCCGTGCGCTGTCGAACATCACGCCTTATCTGCCGTAA
- a CDS encoding ABC transporter substrate-binding protein, whose translation MPLAPSVLSAFTPTGKLRASINLGNPILANRDPETGEPFGVSIDLARAFAERLSAELELVVFDTAAKSVQALTDERADFGFFAVDPLRGETVAFTAPYVLIEGFYLVRDASPIRTNADVDQPHNRVTVGKGSAYDLFLTRELKAAQIVRAPSSQAVVQTFVDQQLEVAAGVKQQLEADAAKTPGLRLLDERFMVIRQAMGVPKSRGEAAAAALNAFVEEMKASGFVADALRRHGITGASVAPPG comes from the coding sequence ATGCCTCTCGCCCCCTCCGTCCTCTCCGCGTTCACGCCTACCGGCAAGCTGCGCGCGTCGATCAATCTCGGCAACCCGATCCTCGCGAACCGCGACCCGGAAACCGGCGAACCGTTCGGCGTGTCGATCGACCTCGCGCGCGCGTTCGCCGAACGCCTGTCGGCCGAGCTGGAACTCGTGGTGTTCGACACCGCGGCCAAATCGGTGCAGGCGCTGACCGACGAGCGTGCCGATTTCGGTTTCTTCGCGGTCGACCCGCTGCGCGGCGAAACGGTCGCGTTCACGGCGCCGTACGTGCTGATCGAGGGGTTCTATCTCGTGCGCGATGCGTCGCCGATCCGCACGAACGCGGACGTCGACCAGCCTCACAACCGCGTGACCGTCGGCAAGGGCAGCGCGTACGACCTGTTCCTCACACGCGAGCTGAAGGCCGCGCAGATCGTGCGTGCACCGTCGTCGCAAGCCGTCGTACAGACCTTCGTCGACCAGCAGTTGGAAGTCGCGGCGGGCGTGAAGCAGCAGCTCGAGGCCGATGCGGCGAAAACGCCCGGCCTGCGCCTGCTCGACGAACGGTTCATGGTGATCCGGCAGGCAATGGGCGTGCCGAAGAGTCGCGGCGAAGCCGCCGCCGCGGCGCTGAATGCGTTCGTCGAGGAAATGAAGGCGTCGGGCTTCGTCGCGGATGCGCTGCGACGGCATGGCATCACCGGCGCATCCGTCGCGCCGCCGGGTTGA